The following nucleotide sequence is from Pseudomonas sp. RC10.
TTGAGAGGGCGTCTTGGTGATCTTGGCCGTGACTGTATGAGTGCCCTTCGTCGTGAAATCCTTCTCTATGTAGGCCACACCTGGGGCCTGGGTATTCGAGTCGCCACTGGCCGCGCCATCTTTTAACCACAAGACGTTAACGCCGGATATCAATTTTCCGCCCGCTTTGATCGTTGCTGAGAACTGGATTTTTTTTGACATCCCGAGCACGTACTTCGACGCCTTGGGCGCGTGATCGGCAATGACCATGTTGTATGCTTTGACCGGGAACGTTTGCCGCTGACCGGAGTTGTGAACTTCTACGATGACCGAGTGATCACCTTCGGCTGCAAATGCTTCGGTATGGGTGACCATGCCCTGGCTGTCTGACGTCACAATCCCCTTATTGGCGTTATCCACCAGCCAGTTGACCTTCTTGTTTGCGAGCGGTTTGTTATCCGCCGTTAGCCAAGCTTTGAAGACAATGGGGTCGGAATGCGCTATGACGAAATCGATGGACCCCGGCGGCTCTCTTTTGGCAATGACCACATCAAAGGCTTTCACGCTGAACGTTACCCACAGCCCGTTACTCAACTTCGCCGAAACCGTGTGCTCACCGGCCTTGAAGTCAAAAGTGATGACCGCTTTGCCTGTGTTGTCCGACTCACTTTCCTTGGGGGGATCACCCGCCACTGACCATTGAACTTTAGTGCGTGGCGGCACGTGCCCCTTAACGGCCAGCATCACCGAGAAGTTGATCGCGGGAGAATGCCCCACCACATACTCCGTGCCGCTGGCATTCTTGGAGGCGATCTCTAGAGGCCCGGTGGGTGTGGTCGGGCTGACGCCACTGATGTAGGGGTGCGCAGCGGTGGCCGTCACCTTGGCTTCACCCGATTCCTTTGCCCTGTAACGAGTGGTTGCCACGCCGTTGGCATCGGTGCTGGTTTCAGGATCAAGAATGTCCCCGGTATCGGCGCTCCAATTGACCAATCCATTCGACCTGGGTTTGCCATTGAGCCCGAACAACACGCACGTCACCTGAGTTTCGACATCAATGATCGCCGACGGCGCTTCGAACTCGACAGACTTGACGTAATACAACTCCAACTCTTCAACGTGAGCCATCACGGCGGTGTAGCCATTCTTGGATAGACCGCCGTTCAACAGCACATTGGCCTTGGCGGCGGAGGCAAACTTGCTCAACTCAACCAGGTTGTCGCACGCGACGCTGCCGTCCGCATTGCGTTGGGTGGGGGTCGTGGCACTGATCTCCAACGCCGGGATGTCGAGGGTGCATTGCTCGATAGTTTCCCCCCAGTTCCACATCGCGCCCGGCTTATGATCACCAAACCATTCGGTCTTGGTCTTGAACACCGCTTGGGCAGAACCGCCTGCGACTGAAATAAGGGGGCGCCCCCATTTCATCAACCGCCCTATCTTGAAGGTACGATTGCCTGACACCGAATCCGGTACTGCCGTGCACGTGACGGTAAAGTCATATTCCATGAGCGGGAAGTCTTCTGCCGACAATGCCGGGCTGCCAGAAATGGAAAAATCCGTCCCTTTATCTGAGGAGATGTAGGTAGCGTTTTCATCAATCGACGTGGTGACTTTATGTACGAGGGCATCAGCCTTATTGGCCTTTATTGTGTATTGGATGCCCACCACTGGGCGTTCATCCGCGTCCACCGCGTTGATATTCAACGTATACGTATGATCGCGCCCTAATAAGTCGCGAGGATGAGAATCCTCAAGGTCTTTAATCATGATGCGGAACGAATAGTCGCTTACCTTGACGTCTTTCATGGCAAACCTCTGCTGTATTCAGCCTGAGTACGCAAATAATCCCAAGGCGTTTAAACCTATGTGTATTTACGACTTACGCTTTGACCGGGTCGGTTTAAGTGCTGCATCTTTTTGAAGGGGTTGCGTGCCTGCAAGCGCCACCATGTAACCGTCCATCGCCACCAGACGACTCACATGGGTCACATCATCTTTCTCCAGCTGGGCAAGGTTTGCCTCGGGCTTCGCACTGTAGAGGGGACGCCCCTGTTTCAGCGGAATGTGTACTTGAACGTCCACCTTTTTTTCAGGCACTTCAAACTCCACGACACCTAGCTCGTCAACATCCGACCCGTCGTAAGGCGACAATTCCCCCTGTACGCAGACCCATGTCAGCGCCAATTCTTGACCCGCTTTCAACACCGCGGAGTAATAGGCGTACAGCCAACCCAAACGGTATGTGGACTCCAGCTTCTCCAAGGGAAACCGGGTCGTCGCCAGCAACGTGAAATCCCCACGTACGCTTCCTCTGCTGGCCTTTGCAGCGAACCGCACACCGTCCGGGGTCGAGCGGTATTTTTCATTCAAGCCCTGGATGTCGAGCCCAATCAGTCGAGGGTCATCACCGACGGCGCTCAGCGTAAACGACACGCCCTCAACCACTCGGGTTTCGTCCTGCGCGTCCAGCGCCTTCACGACCAACGCGTAAGGGGCAATGCGGGAGATCAAATCGGGCGATTCGGGGTCCACCAGATCCCCTTCGAACGCCATCGTGAAGACCACCCGGTTGCGCGCGAGCATGTCGAATGTAGTGCGAACCGCCGTACCGCCCACGGTTGCGCTGATGACATGATTGCCCAACGAAAACTTCGAGCTGAATGACGCTTTACCCAATTGATTGGTACGGCTGGTGGCGAACGTGGTGTCGTCTTCGGGTTCGCCTTTTTTCGTTACACGCCAATGGACAGGCATCCCGGCAGCGACCTCTCCCCCGGCTTCGACCCAGACCGAAAACAGCACCGGCTCGGAATTGCCGACGAGGAAATCCTCGTGGCTCGTCGCCTGACTGACAATCGCCGGCATGGGGTGGATCACCGTCAGCGCGCTCGTCTTGCTGAGGGCCGAGTCAACGTCAAGGGCGCTGACGGTGACCTGCACGTTGCCCACCGACCCGGACAGGAATTTCACCGTGGCTATGCCGTTCTCATCTGTTTTTGAGGCGCTGGGGGTCAGGTTCCCCATCTGTTGCCCCTGCTCGTCCAGTGCCTCCCACGTGACGTCCACGTCAGGGCGCGGCGTAACCCCGTCCAGTTCCACCAACGAACACGTCACTTGGACCTCAATGCCTTCGATGATCGAGTCAGCGAAGGTGACGTACCGGAAATACGGGGTGCTGGTGAATTCGACAGGGTTGAACGCTTGAATTTGACCGTTGCTGTAGGTCGCGACGACTTCCGATATGCCCGCAGGGCGACTGCGCAATTCGGCACGCGCCACGCCATTTTGATCGGTGTAGGTCTGATGCCGCTTGAACTCGCCCAGGGTGGCCCCCCACTTCACGGGCCGGTCGATGGCGTTGTTGCCGTACTGGTCAGCCAATGCCACGGTGGCAATGATCGGCTCAAGGTTGTTGGACAAGGCCTGAGTCGGACCGATTTGGGGCTCATGGAACTGGATGGACGTTTCGTCGCAGTCGATCGTGACCACCGGGGCGTAGAGCGTTTCCCCCAGCCCGAAACTGGCCACCACCGTAGCGAGGCCCATTGTCGTGCCGCTGCCCAGCTTCACCGTGCTGACACCCCCCGTATCGGTCGTGGTTTCGACGTCGCTCAGTTCACCCAGATCGGTACTCCAGCGAACGGTCACGTTGTCATAAGGCACATCCATTACATCCCGCAGGGTGATGGTGTAGACCGCCTCATCGCCTTCACGCCGGGCGACGAGGTAGTCCGGGGCGACCGTCAGTGTGCTGGCCACGCTCTGCCCCGCTTCGCCGCCCACTTTTGCCGCTGAATCGGTGAGACAAGCCAGGGCCATTTCAGCGGCCTGCCGGTAAAACATCACAGGGCGGGTGGGCGTCAGGTTGTGAAGGGCCAGCAATGCCTTGGCATCCAGCGACGTGTGATGGCTGAGCAAACTGACACGCGCGACCGTTTCCAGGTCCTTGAGGGTGAAGACGACGCCGTCGTCATTGAACTGATAGGCCACCTCCAGCACTTCACGCACACCCCAACGCAGAAAACGCGCCAGCATGTTCGAGGCACTGTCTCTGATCAGTCGCTGGTCACCTTCCGTTGCCTCGCTCCAGACCGTATTGATCAGGCGCAGGTAATTGAGGAGTGCGTCTTCGCTCTGTTCGCTCAGGCGCAGCATCGCGGCGTATTGGCCGCTGAAATAAACGAGCTGAAGCGTCAATGCCGAGTTCGCCAGCCCGAACCATGTTGGCTCGGCGATCAACTGGGTGATGAGCGCCGAACTGAGCCCCAGATGATTGGCCAGCACCGCCCGTTTGGACAGCGCCTCAAGGACCAGCAATACGTCATCCCCAATGGCGACGCTGCCTGCGGCGTGGACCCCATAGACCCGCAGCACCTCCTTGAGCAATTGATAGCGGTTGCCATCGGTCCAGAACAGCAAGGCCTTGGCCACGTCGGCCGACGTATTCAAATACCCCCCAAGCCCTTCCATCAACAGCGCTTCCTGGGCACCGCGGGCGCGCATGATCATGTTGCTGATCTTGGGGTGCAGCTCCTCGACGAGCAGACCTTTGCTTCGCAGCACTGCTTCAACCTGATCGCTCATGGCACGCTCGAAACTCTCTTCGGTTTCGCCGAGCACGTACTTGACCAATCCTTTGGCATTCGGCGCTGATTCGGGATTACCGGTTTCGATGAAGTCCTTGAGCTCTTCAAACCAGTCGATGGTTTCGCTGACATAGACCGCCACGCCCTCTTCATTCATCTCCTGCGTCACGGTGGCCTCTGGCGCCCCGGTTTCGGCAAAGCTGCTGTCGGTGATCAACGCCGCTCCCAACCGCCCATGAATCTGCTGCAGCAGCCCTTTTTCGGCATCGGTGGCCACAGGCTCCGTGATCGAGGTCAGCACCAGCCTGCACAGTTGCACCACCGACCAGTCGTTCTCCTTGAGCCAGAGCGCGGCGTCTGCCAAGGCATGAATCACACTCAGGGTGTCGGTATCGACCGACTCATAAAACGACGCGATTTGCGTGACACCGGCCAGCCTGGACACCAGCAGACTGCCCCCTCCGTCCAGCAACTCCAGCAAGGCCAGGGCTTCGATAGTGCTCAGGCCGAGGCAGCGCGGCAGGCGCACCAGACGGTAAAAAGCCGACACCGTCTCGCGCGACCATTTCAGTGTTTTTTCTCGGCTGGCCTGCAGCAACACCCTGGCTGCATAGCGATAGGTTTCGAAGGTCATGCCCAACGCAGCGCAGAGATGATCGATTTTCTGCCGTTCTTCTTCAGTTTCCGGCACCCTCTCGAACGGCTGGTCATCGAGTATCAGCGGGACGGAAAACAGCGCCTGACCGTTGAACACACGATCGAATTGCGATGCGGTATTGCCGCGCCCGTACAGGTTCAGCCCATACAGCATCGCCGCGAAGTCCTCGGCGACGACGTGATGCCGCCGACGCAGGCTCTGAAAAAGACCCAGTGCCCGCAAGGTGTCCTGGGTGATGCGCCAAGGGTTAGGCACCTCGTCCTCAGCTCGCCGAGGGGTTTGCGCCCTGCGCTGCTCGCCTTGCATCGACGCCACCAGCAGTTGGTCCACCTCATCGAATGGCAAGTCCAGCCAGCGCGCCAGACGAATCATGCGGTTCATCCGATCAACGCGATCGGCCGTGATATGGGTGATTCGGTGGTGCGCGCCGGTTTGAGCAGCGGTGTCGGCGGGGACGGTTTCGAGGCCCATCGCAGGCGTCTGGCCTGCGTTGATGTAGACCGAACCTGACAGGCTGCCATCGACCTCGCCCTCGCCCGGCACGTTCTCGGACCGGCTGATCGCGAACGCTCCCACACTGAGCAACGCTTCCAGCGCTTCAGTACTGAGCCCGGTACGCAGGCAGAAATTCTGAGTGTCGTCCAGGTCGATCAGGCTGTTGACCCCGAAGTTATTGCCGTAGAACGCTGAGGCGTCGTTCGCGTCGTTCGCGTCGTTCGCTTTCGTCAGAACCCCTGTTCGCGGGTTGATGCGCCAGCCGCTTGCTCCCAGCGGGTGAGTGGCGCCCTCCTCATCAGGAAAATAGGGCGCTTCGAGCAGTAACCCTTGCTGGACCGGACCGAAACCTGTGTCCTGGATCAGCGCGGTGTCAGATAGCAACGAGTGAACACCCGGTTCCTTGAAATAGGGATAGGCAGGATCGGCCGCGCGAATGGCATCGCCCAGCGTGCGGTCCTTGCGGCCCAGGGCATGGTTGATCTGGCTGGTGTAGCGCTCGAACGGCAGGGTGTTGGGGTAGCGGGCGTCTAACAGTGCGTCATCGACGGATTTGTCTTCGAGGCCGATGCCATCGAGATGGCTGCGGATCGACGTTTCCAGAATTTCGTTGACCAGCACGAGGGTCGGCTCGACCCGGTTCAGCGCGGTGTGGTCCAGCACCAGGTCCTTGAGGTCCGGGCGTCGCTCGTCGAGCGTGATGACTTCGCCTTGCTTGCCGGTGGCCTCCAGCGCTTTCGCGTAACGGTACAGATCGGCCAGATACGCCACCGGCGACGTGGTGGCTTCGATGGCATCCGGCGGGCAGTGATTCGCCCAGTCCGGGTTGAACATGTCGGTGTAGGTCGGGCCATCTACCAAACCCTTGACGCCGGTCGGCGGCCGGTTGGCGTGACGCACCGAGGCGGTCAGGCGC
It contains:
- a CDS encoding Tc toxin subunit A, yielding MAKKTGKPASKSVSALDILLEGSQHTASTSALSEQFSSVMSLANASIPRLMEQNPQMHISEARDLHGRAQAMSVVIARQFREQRLTASVRHANRPPTGVKGLVDGPTYTDMFNPDWANHCPPDAIEATTSPVAYLADLYRYAKALEATGKQGEVITLDERRPDLKDLVLDHTALNRVEPTLVLVNEILETSIRSHLDGIGLEDKSVDDALLDARYPNTLPFERYTSQINHALGRKDRTLGDAIRAADPAYPYFKEPGVHSLLSDTALIQDTGFGPVQQGLLLEAPYFPDEEGATHPLGASGWRINPRTGVLTKANDANDANDASAFYGNNFGVNSLIDLDDTQNFCLRTGLSTEALEALLSVGAFAISRSENVPGEGEVDGSLSGSVYINAGQTPAMGLETVPADTAAQTGAHHRITHITADRVDRMNRMIRLARWLDLPFDEVDQLLVASMQGEQRRAQTPRRAEDEVPNPWRITQDTLRALGLFQSLRRRHHVVAEDFAAMLYGLNLYGRGNTASQFDRVFNGQALFSVPLILDDQPFERVPETEEERQKIDHLCAALGMTFETYRYAARVLLQASREKTLKWSRETVSAFYRLVRLPRCLGLSTIEALALLELLDGGGSLLVSRLAGVTQIASFYESVDTDTLSVIHALADAALWLKENDWSVVQLCRLVLTSITEPVATDAEKGLLQQIHGRLGAALITDSSFAETGAPEATVTQEMNEEGVAVYVSETIDWFEELKDFIETGNPESAPNAKGLVKYVLGETEESFERAMSDQVEAVLRSKGLLVEELHPKISNMIMRARGAQEALLMEGLGGYLNTSADVAKALLFWTDGNRYQLLKEVLRVYGVHAAGSVAIGDDVLLVLEALSKRAVLANHLGLSSALITQLIAEPTWFGLANSALTLQLVYFSGQYAAMLRLSEQSEDALLNYLRLINTVWSEATEGDQRLIRDSASNMLARFLRWGVREVLEVAYQFNDDGVVFTLKDLETVARVSLLSHHTSLDAKALLALHNLTPTRPVMFYRQAAEMALACLTDSAAKVGGEAGQSVASTLTVAPDYLVARREGDEAVYTITLRDVMDVPYDNVTVRWSTDLGELSDVETTTDTGGVSTVKLGSGTTMGLATVVASFGLGETLYAPVVTIDCDETSIQFHEPQIGPTQALSNNLEPIIATVALADQYGNNAIDRPVKWGATLGEFKRHQTYTDQNGVARAELRSRPAGISEVVATYSNGQIQAFNPVEFTSTPYFRYVTFADSIIEGIEVQVTCSLVELDGVTPRPDVDVTWEALDEQGQQMGNLTPSASKTDENGIATVKFLSGSVGNVQVTVSALDVDSALSKTSALTVIHPMPAIVSQATSHEDFLVGNSEPVLFSVWVEAGGEVAAGMPVHWRVTKKGEPEDDTTFATSRTNQLGKASFSSKFSLGNHVISATVGGTAVRTTFDMLARNRVVFTMAFEGDLVDPESPDLISRIAPYALVVKALDAQDETRVVEGVSFTLSAVGDDPRLIGLDIQGLNEKYRSTPDGVRFAAKASRGSVRGDFTLLATTRFPLEKLESTYRLGWLYAYYSAVLKAGQELALTWVCVQGELSPYDGSDVDELGVVEFEVPEKKVDVQVHIPLKQGRPLYSAKPEANLAQLEKDDVTHVSRLVAMDGYMVALAGTQPLQKDAALKPTRSKRKS
- a CDS encoding Ig-like domain-containing protein, which produces MKDVKVSDYSFRIMIKDLEDSHPRDLLGRDHTYTLNINAVDADERPVVGIQYTIKANKADALVHKVTTSIDENATYISSDKGTDFSISGSPALSAEDFPLMEYDFTVTCTAVPDSVSGNRTFKIGRLMKWGRPLISVAGGSAQAVFKTKTEWFGDHKPGAMWNWGETIEQCTLDIPALEISATTPTQRNADGSVACDNLVELSKFASAAKANVLLNGGLSKNGYTAVMAHVEELELYYVKSVEFEAPSAIIDVETQVTCVLFGLNGKPRSNGLVNWSADTGDILDPETSTDANGVATTRYRAKESGEAKVTATAAHPYISGVSPTTPTGPLEIASKNASGTEYVVGHSPAINFSVMLAVKGHVPPRTKVQWSVAGDPPKESESDNTGKAVITFDFKAGEHTVSAKLSNGLWVTFSVKAFDVVIAKREPPGSIDFVIAHSDPIVFKAWLTADNKPLANKKVNWLVDNANKGIVTSDSQGMVTHTEAFAAEGDHSVIVEVHNSGQRQTFPVKAYNMVIADHAPKASKYVLGMSKKIQFSATIKAGGKLISGVNVLWLKDGAASGDSNTQAPGVAYIEKDFTTKGTHTVTAKITKTPSQTATYTVEAYEVAIERQEPTAAVDYIIGHTPELTFAVWLAAAGGAQANAQVEWGVDGEKQKDTESDSAGKASYSAKGFGVTGERKVTAKVVLSGHLVEFPFNVYRVGITEPSVSNPEYIIKHSADVEFSAVLKAGPRTLSGVEVEWTVGGTTVKNKSDGNGKVTFKKGFDTPGSHTVTLKEPKSEASKIFTVNASQVEITEPYISDPEYIINHSPDVEFSAVLKAGTRKLSGIEVELTVGGTTVKSKSDGNGKVTFKKGFDTPGNHTVTLKEPKSGKSQNFSVVVDTWVFTTKIVGNPLAFDALSPDLLSRTTRYQISVTVSDSAGKPVRGAKYSLTNPGPAYSSIGLAIQDLNKEVVSGDAPHLFEISAEPWDKPESFTFRLVYAGINVGEKTYRLGWIFNLGPALLWLSRLVTVTYPPLVLDRYYTGEAIELEAITAWINTTINFEMRAFLPDEYLLPCAFGEVSEDVRVGSLLSVGRSIGLGGYVVLNPGSTLLLAPGLSEFEERASLSDAEYKLLSEAGRVIYDEHLLALSRRLKE